One Armatimonadota bacterium genomic window carries:
- a CDS encoding phosphate ABC transporter ATP-binding protein, which yields MSDIAEEIVDNPKIVAENINFKYGSFQALKSVSIRIPEKKVTAFIGPSGCGKSTFLRCLNRMNDLIDGTSLEGTITIDGIDIYGKDVDPVALRKDIGMVFQKPNPFPMSIYDNITYGPKLHGVKSKSTLDGIVEKTLRQAALFDEVKEKLNKSAMELSGGQQQRLCIARTLAVDPKIILMDEPCSALDPIATSRIEDLIFELKREYTIVIVTHNMQQAQRASDRTAFFMLGQLIEENSTSNMFLYPKKTETQGYISGRFG from the coding sequence ATGAGTGACATTGCCGAAGAGATCGTCGACAACCCAAAAATCGTCGCCGAGAATATCAACTTCAAATATGGGTCGTTCCAGGCGCTGAAGTCCGTCAGTATCCGAATTCCCGAAAAGAAGGTCACCGCTTTCATCGGCCCCTCCGGTTGCGGAAAGTCCACCTTCCTTCGATGCCTCAACCGCATGAATGACCTCATCGATGGCACCAGCCTGGAGGGCACTATCACTATCGACGGCATCGACATTTACGGCAAAGACGTCGACCCCGTCGCCCTTCGAAAAGACATCGGTATGGTCTTCCAAAAGCCCAATCCGTTCCCGATGTCCATCTACGACAACATCACCTACGGTCCCAAACTCCACGGCGTCAAAAGCAAATCCACCCTCGATGGTATCGTCGAAAAAACCCTCCGTCAGGCGGCCTTATTCGACGAGGTGAAGGAGAAGCTCAACAAGTCGGCAATGGAACTCTCCGGCGGTCAGCAGCAGCGACTCTGCATAGCCAGAACCCTCGCCGTTGACCCCAAAATCATCCTGATGGACGAGCCATGCTCGGCGCTCGACCCCATCGCCACCTCTCGCATCGAAGATCTCATCTTCGAACTCAAGCGGGAATACACCATTGTCATCGTCACCCACAACATGCAGCAGGCCCAGCGCGCCAGCGACCGCACCGCATTCTTCATGCTCGGTCAGCTCATCGAGGAAAACTCGACCTCGAACATGTTCCTATATCCCAAGAAAACGGAAACTCAAGGCTACATTTCGGGCCGTTTCGGATAA
- a CDS encoding GAF domain-containing protein has product MALIDVNGRLIRAVQLATHTLAGHGEFDSLLKRVLRISVNAVGAEGGTIYLHDPATKRLIFQHVEPPDVEPRLPMRDIADDFGMAGEAFQKKRTVLREMPSRATSDLNPFEIATGIVVRNMVATPLMMEQEDPIGVVQLLNKSEGPFNETDGAVLDTIASVATMAYLNYRLSEESARASTLLGMGKVSHDIGNLAASLYASLSFSEMAICGLKDSLTDHNLPMNAQENLEALDPMVEDLKKSVDRIVGYSRLISDMSAGRGLRPNFTLGSMADTIQRGAAYLETESRSKHVDLVYEIDLNAPETYFDDLFVFRIVQNLVGNSVKAVYEIIPDEKIDGADEDDTFGSVTVRYQFRDGEHVFEVSDTGPGMTREVANRILSGNARSQWSKAGGSGWGTKIVLELAVSHGGVVEIDSVVGQGSTFRVRFPHREMDS; this is encoded by the coding sequence ATGGCCTTGATTGACGTTAATGGTAGGTTGATTCGTGCAGTTCAGCTGGCGACCCACACCCTTGCAGGCCACGGAGAATTTGATAGTCTGCTCAAGCGGGTGCTTCGGATTTCGGTAAACGCCGTCGGGGCCGAGGGAGGGACGATTTACCTTCATGATCCTGCCACCAAACGGCTCATTTTCCAGCACGTGGAACCACCGGACGTCGAGCCAAGGCTACCGATGCGCGACATCGCCGACGACTTCGGTATGGCCGGCGAAGCCTTCCAGAAGAAGCGCACCGTCCTCCGGGAAATGCCATCGCGTGCCACATCCGATCTGAATCCGTTCGAGATCGCAACCGGCATCGTGGTCCGAAACATGGTCGCCACCCCGCTCATGATGGAGCAGGAAGACCCCATCGGCGTTGTCCAACTCCTCAACAAGTCCGAGGGGCCCTTCAACGAAACGGACGGCGCGGTGTTGGACACCATCGCCTCCGTCGCCACCATGGCCTACCTCAACTACCGGCTCAGCGAAGAATCGGCCCGCGCATCCACCCTACTCGGAATGGGCAAGGTCAGTCACGATATCGGCAACCTCGCCGCTAGCCTTTACGCCAGCCTTTCCTTCTCCGAAATGGCAATCTGCGGCCTCAAGGACAGCCTCACCGACCACAACCTGCCGATGAATGCGCAGGAGAACCTCGAAGCCCTCGACCCCATGGTCGAAGACCTCAAAAAATCGGTTGATCGCATTGTCGGCTACTCGCGCCTCATCTCTGACATGTCCGCCGGTCGCGGCCTCCGTCCAAATTTCACGCTTGGCTCCATGGCCGACACCATCCAGCGCGGCGCCGCGTACCTGGAGACCGAAAGCCGATCCAAGCACGTCGATCTCGTCTACGAAATCGACCTCAACGCCCCCGAAACCTATTTTGACGACCTGTTCGTCTTCCGCATCGTCCAAAACCTCGTCGGCAACTCGGTCAAGGCCGTCTACGAAATCATCCCCGACGAAAAGATTGACGGCGCGGACGAAGACGACACCTTCGGATCTGTCACCGTGCGCTACCAGTTCCGCGACGGTGAACACGTTTTCGAAGTCAGCGACACCGGACCGGGCATGACCCGCGAGGTCGCCAACCGAATCCTGTCCGGCAACGCCCGAAGCCAATGGTCAAAGGCAGGCGGCAGCGGTTGGGGC
- the aroC gene encoding chorismate synthase: protein MSSSFGQIFRITTWGESHGGGVGVVVDGCPPRLPITIEEIQHELDRRRPGQSKIVTQRKESDTVKILSGINENGLTLGTPISLLVFNEDQRSNDYDEMQTKYRPSHADYAYDQKYGIRAWQGGGRSSARETVGRVAAGAIAKKLLAAFGVEIVAFVKKVHTIQTDIDPLTVTMEDVESNIVRCPDKTVAEAMIEHIEAIRKEGNSVGGIVTCVAKNVPAGWGEPVFDKLEADLGKAILSLPACKGIEFGGGFGLTDHTGLEVNDEFYSVDEQKSKKSVYTKTNNSGGIQGGISNGMPIIFHAAFKPTATVLRPQDTVDTDHEETILTGRGRHDPCVLPRAVPIVEAMAAVTLADHCLRQAATQSLTKG from the coding sequence ATGTCTAGCTCGTTCGGCCAAATTTTCCGAATCACGACGTGGGGCGAGTCCCACGGCGGTGGTGTGGGAGTCGTGGTCGACGGATGCCCCCCGCGCCTACCCATCACGATCGAGGAAATCCAGCACGAACTCGACCGTCGCCGACCGGGCCAAAGCAAGATCGTCACCCAGCGAAAAGAGTCCGACACCGTCAAAATTCTCAGCGGAATCAACGAAAACGGCCTCACCCTCGGAACCCCGATTTCTCTCCTCGTGTTCAACGAGGACCAGCGCAGTAACGACTATGACGAAATGCAGACGAAGTACCGCCCGAGCCACGCGGACTACGCCTACGACCAAAAATACGGCATCCGAGCCTGGCAAGGCGGAGGACGATCTTCCGCTCGCGAAACCGTCGGTCGCGTCGCCGCCGGTGCCATCGCCAAAAAACTCCTCGCCGCGTTCGGTGTCGAGATCGTCGCCTTCGTCAAAAAAGTCCACACCATCCAAACCGACATCGACCCGCTCACGGTCACGATGGAAGACGTAGAATCGAATATCGTTCGGTGTCCAGACAAAACCGTCGCCGAGGCGATGATCGAACACATCGAAGCCATCCGGAAAGAGGGCAACTCTGTCGGCGGTATCGTCACCTGCGTCGCCAAAAACGTCCCCGCCGGTTGGGGCGAACCCGTATTCGACAAGCTTGAAGCCGACCTCGGCAAAGCCATCCTCTCTCTTCCCGCTTGCAAAGGCATCGAGTTTGGCGGCGGCTTTGGCCTTACCGATCACACCGGCCTCGAAGTCAACGACGAGTTCTATTCGGTTGACGAACAAAAGTCGAAAAAGTCGGTCTACACCAAGACCAATAATTCCGGTGGTATCCAAGGCGGCATCTCCAACGGAATGCCCATCATTTTCCACGCCGCATTTAAGCCGACCGCCACCGTCCTAAGGCCCCAAGACACCGTCGATACCGACCACGAAGAGACCATTCTCACCGGTCGCGGACGCCACGATCCTTGCGTCCTTCCCCGCGCGGTACCCATCGTCGAGGCCATGGCCGCCGTCACTCTTGCTGATCATTGCTTGCGTCAAGCCGCGACACAAAGCTTAACGAAGGGATAA